A genomic segment from Glycine max cultivar Williams 82 chromosome 1, Glycine_max_v4.0, whole genome shotgun sequence encodes:
- the LOC100789973 gene encoding 2-phytyl-1,4-beta-naphthoquinone methyltransferase, chloroplastic, which translates to MNIKNRCGKRRTCHMAMTFVPSSTSSTFRPTLIRCASANERQALFSRIAPVYDNLNDLLSLGQHRIWKRMAVSWTGAKMGDCVLDVCCGSGDLSFLLSDKVGSHGKVIGLDFSKDQLSFALSRQQSLSKNCFMNIEWVEGDALDLPFSDGWFDAITMGYGLRNVVDKQKAMQEIFRVLKTGSTVSILDFNKSNELLTSAVTEWMIDNIVVPVATGYGLSEEYRYLKRSIREFLTGKELEKLALGVGFSAARHYEIGGGLMGCLVAKR; encoded by the exons ATGAATATAAAGAATCGATGTGGAAAGCGCAGAACATGCCACATGGCGATGACGTTTGTTCCTTCTTCAACTTCTTCCACTTTCCGACCAACGTTGATTCGCTGCGCCAGCGCCAATGAGCGGCAGGCGCTGTTTAGCCGCATTGCTCCTGTCTATGATAAC CTGAATGATTTGCTGAGCCTTGGGCAACACCGGATTTGGAAGAGAATGGCAGTGTCCTGGACTGG AGCGAAAATGGGAGACTGTGTGTTGGATGTTTGCTGTGGAAGTGGGGACTTATCCTTTCTCTTGTCCGACAAAGTTGGCTCTCATGGCAAG GTGATTGGTCTTGATTTCTCGAAGGATCAGCTATCCTTTGCCTTATCTCGGCAGCAATCACTTTCAAAGAATTGCTTCATGAATATCGA GTGGGTTGAAGGTGATGCTCTTGACTTGCCATTTTCTGATGGTTGGTTTGATGCTATCACTATGGGCTATGGTCTTCGAAATGTGGTTGATAAGCAAAAGGCCATGCAGGAAATTTTCCGCGTCCTAAAAACTG GCTCTACAGTATCTATCCTGGATTTTAATAAAAGCAATGAGTTGCTAACTTCTGCAGTTACG GAATGGATGATTGACAATATTGTTGTCCCTGTTGCCACTGGTTATGGTCTTTCAGAGGAATACAGATACCTCAAACGTTCAATAAGAGAATTTTTAACAG GGAAGGAGTTGGAGAAACTTGCCTTGGGAGTTGGATTTTCTGCTGCTCGACATTATGAGATTGGTGGAGGCCTCATGGGGTGTTTGGTAGCTAAGCGTTAG